From one Shewanella sp. GD04112 genomic stretch:
- a CDS encoding pitrilysin family protein codes for MRPYLSGYFGLVIALLSPSLKAQCQITGAERLYQLESQIETYTLANGLTVHLLPQADMHTLTIASQFNVGARNEAKGQTGYAHLFEHMLFKGSEQAPGDSYAQQLSALGARFNASTHFDYTNYYVTLPSQALGLGLFLEADRFIRPDLNQTTVKNQQETVLQEMAQTIDNQPYVRSAMEFLLEQVKYTPYGHGIIGSREDITEASPERLIAFHRAHYRPDAMQLSLVGKLPSDVKSLIAQHFNAWPTPDQPITEFDELKITPKPVHAELIDERGPWPGLLLAWHTVGKNHPDAAAIRLLEGYLFQNTRSVIAQISQHDPAQMLSYSLPFELENHGITNLILVPRAKTSLDDLTEKVLGVVAKVHQTPLSDAELCQLKQTWLNNQLAQLDNTQSLATLLSATAKQDQTHPLTAQWQRINSVTTEDLQRVATRYFSNNMVRVDLLPPWYIRVGKTLLEWLPSSVSDSLEDAVL; via the coding sequence ATGAGACCATACCTTAGCGGTTATTTCGGCCTAGTTATCGCGTTGCTTAGCCCTTCGCTTAAGGCGCAGTGCCAGATAACGGGCGCCGAGCGCCTGTATCAACTCGAGTCGCAAATTGAGACTTACACTTTAGCCAATGGCCTCACTGTGCACCTCTTGCCGCAAGCGGATATGCATACTTTGACCATTGCCAGCCAATTTAATGTCGGCGCGCGCAATGAGGCCAAGGGCCAAACTGGCTATGCGCACTTATTCGAGCACATGCTCTTCAAGGGCAGCGAACAAGCGCCCGGCGACAGTTATGCCCAGCAGTTAAGTGCCCTTGGGGCGCGTTTTAATGCCAGCACCCACTTCGATTACACCAATTATTACGTCACTCTACCCAGCCAAGCCCTCGGCTTAGGGCTGTTCCTCGAGGCCGACCGTTTTATTCGCCCCGATTTGAACCAGACTACGGTAAAGAATCAGCAGGAAACCGTGCTCCAAGAAATGGCGCAAACCATAGATAACCAGCCCTATGTGCGCAGTGCGATGGAATTTCTGCTAGAACAGGTGAAGTATACACCCTACGGCCACGGTATTATTGGCAGCCGTGAGGATATTACCGAGGCGAGTCCCGAGCGTTTAATCGCCTTTCACCGCGCCCATTATCGCCCCGATGCGATGCAGTTATCCTTAGTCGGCAAGCTTCCATCCGACGTTAAGTCGCTTATAGCACAACACTTTAATGCTTGGCCCACGCCTGATCAGCCCATAACCGAATTCGATGAACTAAAAATCACGCCTAAGCCCGTACATGCAGAGCTTATTGATGAGCGTGGTCCTTGGCCCGGCTTACTGCTCGCCTGGCATACTGTGGGTAAAAATCATCCCGACGCCGCCGCTATTCGCCTGCTCGAAGGCTATTTATTCCAAAATACCCGCAGCGTTATAGCGCAAATCAGCCAGCACGATCCGGCGCAAATGTTGAGTTATTCACTGCCCTTTGAGCTGGAAAATCATGGCATAACCAATCTGATCTTAGTGCCTAGGGCCAAAACCTCCCTCGATGACTTAACGGAAAAGGTTTTAGGCGTGGTTGCCAAAGTGCATCAGACGCCATTGAGTGACGCTGAACTGTGCCAACTGAAACAAACTTGGCTGAACAATCAGTTAGCGCAGCTCGATAACACTCAATCGCTCGCCACTCTGCTATCCGCCACGGCGAAACAAGACCAAACGCATCCCTTAACGGCCCAATGGCAACGGATTAACTCAGTGACGACAGAAGATCTTCAACGGGTTGCCACGCGATACTTTAGCAACAATATGGTCAGGGTTGACCTCTTGCCGCCTTGGTATATCCGCGTAGGCAAGACTTTGCTGGAGTGGCTGCCATCGAGTGTGAGCGATAGCCTTGAGGACGCGGTACTATGA
- the norR gene encoding nitric oxide reductase transcriptional regulator NorR: MALSQTDLTRIALDITSGLAHRDRFSRLLDTVRANLHCDAAALLTFHGHYFTPLAIDGLNEDVLGRRFILNEHPRLEAIARAGDIVRFPADSELADPYDGLIPNQTGALKVHACIGLPLFADEQLIGAVTIDAFNPLQFDQFSNTELRSLSAIAAASLSNALLVEKLERMALNSHSTHVQEKSPNLNHDAEIIGNSPQMQSLNREIEVVAHSDLNVLILGETGTGKELVAQAIHQKSARQHKPLVYLNCAALPESVAESELFGHIKGAFTGAISHRSGKFEMADKGTLFLDEIGELPLTLQAKLLRVLQYGDIQKVGDDRSLKVDVRIIAATNKDLKTEVLAGRFRADLYHRLSVFPLLVPPLREREQDITLLSGFFAERYRQKLGMKQLNFSPSSLILLNQYTWPGNVRELEHAIHRATVLARVSAQDGCCTIAPQHFDLPFKQSHSETSASTSLSVNETQHRPQECASLAQATDTFQRDFIKQVLSVHNGNWAASARALGLDPGNLHRLAKRLRLK, encoded by the coding sequence ATGGCCCTAAGTCAAACTGACCTTACCCGTATCGCACTGGATATCACCTCTGGTTTAGCCCACAGAGACCGCTTCTCACGCTTGCTCGATACGGTGAGAGCTAACCTGCACTGTGACGCGGCAGCGCTACTCACCTTCCATGGACACTATTTTACCCCGCTTGCCATCGACGGTTTGAACGAGGATGTGCTCGGCAGACGCTTTATCCTGAATGAACATCCAAGGCTTGAGGCCATTGCCCGGGCGGGGGATATAGTGCGCTTTCCAGCCGACAGTGAACTTGCCGATCCCTACGATGGCTTGATCCCCAATCAAACCGGGGCATTGAAGGTCCATGCCTGTATCGGACTGCCCTTATTTGCCGACGAACAGCTTATCGGTGCCGTGACTATCGATGCCTTTAATCCCCTGCAGTTCGACCAATTCAGCAATACTGAGCTTCGCAGCTTAAGTGCGATTGCCGCCGCATCCTTAAGCAACGCCCTGCTGGTTGAAAAGTTGGAGCGCATGGCACTCAATAGCCACTCGACCCATGTGCAGGAAAAGAGCCCGAACCTTAACCACGATGCCGAAATCATCGGTAACTCGCCCCAGATGCAAAGCTTGAATCGAGAGATAGAAGTTGTTGCCCATAGCGACCTTAACGTACTGATTTTAGGCGAGACTGGAACAGGCAAAGAGTTAGTTGCACAGGCAATACACCAAAAGTCCGCGAGACAGCACAAACCCTTGGTTTATCTCAATTGCGCGGCGCTTCCTGAATCGGTTGCCGAGAGTGAACTTTTTGGCCATATCAAAGGCGCGTTTACCGGCGCCATCAGCCATCGCAGTGGTAAGTTTGAAATGGCCGATAAGGGCACACTCTTTCTAGACGAGATTGGCGAGCTTCCGCTCACCCTTCAGGCTAAGTTGCTGCGGGTCTTACAATATGGCGACATTCAAAAAGTGGGGGATGATCGCAGTCTTAAAGTCGATGTGCGTATCATTGCCGCCACCAATAAGGATCTGAAGACAGAAGTGCTGGCTGGTCGCTTTAGGGCCGATCTTTACCATAGGTTGAGCGTGTTTCCCCTGCTGGTGCCGCCCCTGCGCGAGCGCGAGCAGGACATCACCTTGTTGAGCGGATTCTTTGCCGAGCGATATCGACAAAAACTCGGGATGAAACAACTTAACTTCAGCCCCAGTAGTTTAATCTTGCTCAATCAATATACCTGGCCGGGCAATGTGCGCGAGCTCGAGCACGCCATTCACAGGGCGACCGTGCTGGCGCGCGTCTCGGCACAGGATGGCTGCTGCACCATAGCGCCACAACATTTTGATTTACCGTTTAAACAAAGTCATTCAGAAACAAGCGCATCGACAAGTTTAAGCGTAAACGAAACACAGCATCGCCCGCAGGAATGCGCCAGTTTAGCCCAAGCGACCGACACCTTTCAGCGGGACTTCATCAAACAAGTGCTCAGTGTACATAACGGCAATTGGGCCGCTTCGGCCAGAGCCTTAGGACTCGACCCAGGCAATCTGCATCGCCTCGCAAAACGCTTAAGGCTAAAATAA
- the zapE gene encoding cell division protein ZapE → MTNSMVLNPLTTATAPQSPLAIYQAKIGTELIEDPAQAQAVLSLDKLYQQIIGRTDAQPIKGLYLWGDVGRGKTFLMDLFFDTLPQQGKLRLHFHRFMARVHQALKEHAGQRDPLKLIAKNLAQECKVLCFDEFFVSDIGDAMILAGLFETLFAQGVVLVATSNISIERLYENGLARHRFLPCIALLQTHTQMQHLNGEQDHRLHALNHEPSEEAIAATSKNIGLTGTLDFEAIFTALTHGAPVLEANTLRVCQRDIPVVRTTAEGQQPSVAWFDFHALCDGPRSQLDYIEIASRFKVLMLSNVPRLGGEVKGWIRARGTEDGTGDNQAAITGERQLSYAANDDPARRFISLIDELYDQGVSLYLSCDVPLSELYQGGALSFEFRRTYSRLIEMSQQRVE, encoded by the coding sequence ATGACAAATTCCATGGTCTTAAACCCGCTCACAACGGCAACCGCCCCCCAATCACCTCTGGCCATTTATCAGGCCAAAATCGGCACCGAGCTGATTGAGGATCCCGCGCAGGCACAGGCGGTACTCTCCTTAGATAAGCTGTATCAGCAGATTATTGGTCGAACAGACGCTCAGCCAATCAAAGGCTTATATCTGTGGGGTGATGTTGGCCGGGGTAAAACCTTTCTTATGGATTTGTTCTTCGATACCCTGCCACAACAGGGAAAGCTTAGACTGCACTTTCATCGCTTTATGGCGCGGGTGCACCAAGCCTTAAAGGAACATGCGGGGCAGCGCGATCCCCTTAAGCTGATCGCAAAAAATCTAGCGCAGGAGTGCAAGGTACTCTGTTTCGATGAGTTTTTTGTATCAGACATAGGGGATGCCATGATCCTCGCCGGCTTGTTTGAAACCTTGTTTGCCCAAGGGGTGGTGCTAGTCGCCACATCAAACATTTCTATCGAGCGCTTATATGAAAATGGCCTCGCCAGACACAGATTTTTACCCTGCATTGCCCTGCTCCAAACCCATACCCAAATGCAGCATCTCAATGGCGAGCAAGACCACAGGTTGCACGCCTTGAATCACGAGCCGTCGGAAGAGGCCATTGCCGCCACCTCAAAGAATATTGGCCTGACTGGCACACTGGATTTCGAGGCCATTTTTACGGCGCTGACGCATGGCGCCCCCGTGCTTGAAGCCAATACACTGCGCGTTTGTCAGCGGGATATCCCCGTCGTGCGTACCACTGCTGAAGGCCAGCAGCCTTCGGTCGCCTGGTTTGATTTTCATGCCCTGTGCGATGGCCCGCGCTCGCAACTCGACTATATTGAAATTGCGAGCCGATTTAAGGTGTTAATGCTGAGTAATGTGCCCAGACTCGGGGGCGAAGTAAAAGGTTGGATCCGCGCCCGCGGCACTGAAGATGGCACAGGCGACAACCAAGCGGCCATCACGGGAGAGCGGCAACTGTCCTACGCCGCTAACGATGATCCAGCGCGGCGTTTTATCAGCCTTATCGATGAGTTATATGATCAAGGGGTGAGCTTATATTTAAGCTGCGACGTGCCACTGAGCGAACTCTACCAAGGCGGCGCCCTCAGTTTTGAGTTTCGCCGCACCTATAGTCGACTCATTGAGATGAGCCAGCAAAGAGTAGAATGA
- a CDS encoding LysR family transcriptional regulator has protein sequence MDKSSQGQLKLRHLSFRLLEVYVQVVRLGNISAAARALHLTQPTVSLQLKKLADILGEPLLVSAEGRMQPTLVGQELYRVACDTLSRFEDFDAFIQQARGGSVGHINIGLVTTAKYVMPRILGAFYRQFPQVKVTLNIGNRAHILGRFERQEDDLYLFSHPPSGEHVLSARIIKNPLQLIAPKDHWAVKCQHLNFSELKQERFIMREPGSATRLMFESWCSAQGIALSDTMQIESNEAIRLSVASGLGLSVISAHTLQEGREKPAILSVNGFPLESNWYLVGRKDRRLPYAAMQLVSFMASQLADCIEPEWVAADIQQLSQRFSG, from the coding sequence ATGGATAAATCATCCCAAGGCCAACTTAAACTTCGGCACTTAAGCTTTCGTTTGCTCGAGGTGTATGTGCAGGTCGTCAGGCTTGGCAATATCTCGGCCGCCGCGCGCGCCTTGCATCTCACTCAGCCGACGGTCTCTCTTCAGCTTAAGAAATTGGCGGATATTTTGGGTGAGCCTTTGTTAGTAAGCGCTGAGGGGCGAATGCAGCCGACCTTAGTCGGGCAAGAGCTCTATCGGGTTGCCTGCGATACCTTGAGTCGTTTCGAAGACTTCGATGCCTTTATCCAGCAGGCGAGGGGCGGCAGTGTGGGCCATATCAATATCGGTCTAGTCACCACGGCAAAATACGTGATGCCTCGGATTCTAGGGGCCTTCTATCGCCAATTTCCGCAGGTCAAAGTCACCTTAAATATTGGCAACCGTGCGCATATTTTAGGGCGATTCGAGCGCCAAGAAGATGATTTATATCTCTTTAGTCATCCCCCAAGTGGTGAGCATGTGTTATCGGCGCGGATCATTAAAAATCCGCTGCAACTGATAGCCCCTAAGGACCACTGGGCGGTTAAGTGCCAACATCTCAACTTTAGCGAGTTGAAACAAGAGCGCTTTATCATGCGCGAGCCGGGCTCAGCTACACGGCTGATGTTTGAGTCTTGGTGTAGCGCCCAAGGGATTGCCTTGAGCGACACCATGCAAATTGAGAGCAACGAGGCGATTCGGTTGAGCGTGGCGTCGGGCTTAGGTTTATCGGTGATTTCGGCGCACACTCTGCAAGAGGGGCGTGAAAAACCCGCAATCTTGTCGGTGAACGGATTTCCACTGGAGAGTAACTGGTATCTGGTGGGACGCAAGGATAGACGCTTACCCTATGCTGCCATGCAGTTGGTGTCGTTTATGGCGAGTCAACTTGCCGACTGTATTGAACCTGAGTGGGTTGCTGCGGATATTCAGCAGTTAAGCCAGCGATTTAGTGGGTAA
- a CDS encoding M14 family metallocarboxypeptidase has protein sequence MVSRSPFESFQWKSDIFNCESTDIDNFYLQLEQEMSRLGMVEKKLGEVGKYSVSLYQSPAAKSGLPSLLISAGFHGEESAGPWGLLHFLSEASADLFERVNLSILPLVNPTGFKRGHRFNKFGENPNRGFVFENGKPKANESTSVEGKLLLDHAQLLIAASRDGILTCHEDVLSREAYVYSFEPSQVPGRFSLDLRDTLGGYFPIAADGEIDGCPVKDGLIFNHFDTSFEACLVRSGARVGACTETPALQNFDQRILANSAAMTHFLALCAPLCD, from the coding sequence ATGGTAAGCAGATCTCCGTTCGAATCCTTTCAGTGGAAAAGCGATATTTTTAACTGTGAAAGCACAGATATCGATAATTTTTATCTACAGCTTGAGCAGGAAATGTCCCGTTTGGGGATGGTTGAGAAAAAACTCGGTGAAGTCGGCAAGTACAGCGTCAGTCTGTATCAATCTCCCGCCGCCAAATCTGGCTTACCTTCGTTATTGATCAGCGCAGGGTTTCACGGCGAAGAATCGGCTGGCCCTTGGGGCTTACTGCACTTTTTAAGTGAGGCATCGGCCGATTTATTCGAACGGGTGAATTTGAGCATTCTGCCTCTGGTGAACCCAACCGGCTTTAAGCGTGGCCACAGATTTAACAAGTTTGGTGAAAACCCTAACCGTGGCTTCGTGTTTGAAAACGGTAAACCTAAGGCCAACGAGAGCACCTCGGTGGAAGGTAAGCTGCTGTTAGATCATGCGCAGTTACTCATCGCGGCGAGCCGTGACGGTATTTTAACCTGCCATGAGGACGTACTGAGCCGTGAGGCTTATGTGTATTCCTTCGAGCCAAGCCAAGTGCCGGGACGTTTTAGTCTCGATTTACGCGATACCTTAGGGGGCTATTTCCCTATCGCCGCCGACGGTGAGATTGATGGTTGCCCTGTTAAAGATGGCCTCATTTTCAATCACTTCGATACCTCATTTGAGGCGTGTTTAGTGCGTAGCGGCGCACGTGTCGGTGCCTGTACCGAAACCCCTGCACTGCAAAACTTCGACCAACGTATCTTGGCAAATAGCGCGGCAATGACTCATTTCTTGGCCCTTTGCGCACCATTATGCGATTGA
- a CDS encoding polymer-forming cytoskeletal protein produces MGSKGNGVTFISASTSIEGEMQLAGTALVAGKLAGNIRCAGQIKIELGGEVSGELCCDELRVCGVFRGKVRCNKLVIVSSGTVEGEVLSHQLEIYEGGQFIGQRIIGQELEHLPELLQTLAPEGAAKNTNTAQTNALYARDNQPGARKWLPYGAAAAAIIVLVSVITPVKLTTWLSHLSQPAAITANTAQGDALNSETLLPSPVKDDSLAKDSAVASDNDTQTASAMALDSHDGSNPEHPSEGNPDMESGAAMEDLAQMEQGHAQMLQQGSASDVPSGKL; encoded by the coding sequence ATGGGTAGCAAAGGTAATGGTGTCACTTTTATCAGTGCCTCAACCTCCATTGAGGGCGAGATGCAACTGGCGGGCACGGCATTAGTTGCGGGGAAATTAGCGGGAAATATCCGCTGCGCCGGACAGATTAAAATCGAGCTTGGTGGCGAAGTCTCGGGTGAACTCTGCTGTGATGAACTGAGGGTCTGCGGAGTTTTTCGCGGCAAGGTGCGTTGCAATAAATTAGTGATTGTCAGCTCTGGCACGGTCGAGGGCGAAGTGCTTAGCCACCAATTAGAAATTTATGAGGGCGGGCAATTTATCGGTCAGCGCATTATCGGCCAAGAGTTGGAACATTTACCCGAGCTATTACAAACCTTAGCGCCAGAGGGCGCAGCTAAAAATACCAACACCGCTCAGACTAACGCCTTGTATGCTCGGGATAATCAGCCGGGGGCGCGCAAATGGTTACCCTATGGCGCCGCGGCCGCAGCCATTATTGTGCTGGTCAGTGTCATAACACCCGTAAAGTTAACCACTTGGCTAAGCCACCTTAGTCAACCAGCGGCCATTACAGCAAATACTGCGCAGGGGGATGCCCTGAATAGTGAAACTCTGCTGCCATCCCCCGTGAAAGATGACTCGCTCGCCAAGGATAGCGCTGTAGCAAGCGATAACGACACACAAACGGCTTCAGCCATGGCATTGGATAGCCATGATGGCAGTAATCCAGAACATCCAAGCGAAGGGAATCCTGATATGGAATCTGGCGCTGCCATGGAAGACTTAGCGCAAATGGAGCAAGGCCATGCCCAGATGTTACAACAGGGCTCGGCGAGCGATGTTCCTAGCGGTAAACTCTAA
- a CDS encoding insulinase family protein produces the protein MIKTILFSRLAIAPTLLKGLKAMSLGLIGITLMACQQTQLNFTATQAPSLASFDTPTQLPEVGLIRLPTESAFIDVVPDGLTLPYQLHTAHSSQGLSNRVSLVAISPSKPFENPDILQFALQEKARSLALRQPDACLETFETRVTLHSINLSLACPMPVNHLYRLLIQFWQADAFSEHAMAAVDIDNIRRQLKLNKHLNAFSGAEIDKVWRDKLLGAAHPYNQSINNQAMYDSLTLSELSQLQQRTFTQAKWHLFLERTETEEAEFDLKQSLALWPSNTNLSLPTASTKPKPLNRATSSIKQSHTIYLIDAPGSVQTQVRIGYALDDKHLSAQDIPLACRSLAAILGRSFSGRLYYDLREQRGLTYGIYGQCANAPLATSIKFYGSTAIEHTGAFVVGILDHLKLLASTPASDGEIAALKTYLIGEALLTQDNPSQRETQFIHQLVLGLDPQSNQAMNAKLQDLTPAQLQQLTQQAFSGEPLVILRGDVDRITADLTHKLPGWQLEVVKVND, from the coding sequence ATGATAAAAACGATTCTATTCAGTAGATTGGCAATAGCGCCAACTCTCCTTAAAGGCCTAAAAGCCATGAGTCTTGGCCTTATCGGTATCACGCTAATGGCCTGCCAACAGACCCAGCTTAACTTTACCGCCACCCAAGCGCCCAGTTTGGCAAGCTTCGATACACCAACTCAGCTACCGGAGGTGGGGCTGATCCGCCTACCCACAGAATCAGCGTTTATCGATGTGGTGCCCGATGGCCTAACACTCCCCTACCAGCTCCACACAGCACACAGCAGCCAAGGGCTGAGTAATAGGGTGAGCCTTGTCGCCATCAGCCCCAGCAAACCCTTCGAAAATCCGGATATTTTACAATTCGCCTTGCAGGAAAAAGCCCGTAGTCTGGCGCTCCGCCAACCCGATGCCTGCCTTGAAACCTTCGAGACTCGCGTTACCCTGCACAGTATCAATCTGAGCCTAGCCTGCCCCATGCCGGTTAATCATCTCTACCGCCTATTGATACAGTTTTGGCAAGCCGATGCGTTTAGCGAACATGCCATGGCAGCGGTCGATATCGACAATATCCGCCGCCAATTGAAACTCAATAAGCACTTGAATGCCTTTAGTGGTGCCGAAATTGATAAAGTCTGGCGCGATAAACTCCTCGGGGCGGCGCATCCCTATAATCAGAGCATCAATAATCAGGCAATGTACGACTCACTGACCTTAAGTGAGCTATCGCAATTGCAGCAGCGCACGTTTACCCAAGCAAAGTGGCACCTGTTTTTAGAAAGGACAGAGACCGAAGAAGCCGAGTTTGATTTAAAGCAAAGCCTCGCCCTGTGGCCGAGTAATACAAACTTAAGCTTGCCCACCGCATCAACTAAACCAAAGCCGCTTAATCGAGCGACGTCGTCAATAAAGCAGTCCCACACTATCTATCTGATTGATGCGCCGGGCAGCGTACAGACTCAGGTACGAATAGGTTATGCCCTCGACGATAAACACTTGTCTGCTCAGGATATACCGCTCGCATGCCGCAGTTTGGCCGCCATCTTGGGACGCAGCTTTTCGGGTCGGCTCTATTACGACTTACGTGAACAGCGCGGCTTAACCTATGGCATTTACGGCCAATGCGCTAATGCGCCGCTCGCCACCAGCATCAAGTTTTATGGCAGTACGGCGATAGAGCACACGGGCGCCTTTGTGGTGGGGATTTTAGATCATCTAAAGCTGCTAGCCTCTACACCCGCGAGCGATGGGGAAATTGCCGCCCTTAAAACTTACCTGATTGGTGAAGCACTGTTAACCCAAGACAATCCCAGCCAGCGCGAAACCCAATTTATTCATCAACTTGTGTTGGGATTAGATCCCCAGTCGAACCAAGCGATGAACGCTAAGCTGCAGGACCTCACGCCCGCTCAGTTGCAGCAGTTAACTCAGCAAGCCTTTAGCGGCGAACCTTTGGTGATTTTACGGGGGGATGTCGATAGGATAACGGCCGATCTCACCCACAAGCTGCCGGGCTGGCAGCTAGAGGTGGTCAAAGTAAACGATTAA
- a CDS encoding L,D-transpeptidase family protein, with product MSMLRTTALLLTLVFPSLSALATEYPLPSSKSRLVGENLYYTVPEGKHTLEDIAAKFQLGLSNLLEANPGVDPFLPTPGSKLLIPQQLILPNAPREGIVINVAEMRLYYYPKGKNTVEVLPIGIGQIGKDTPENWVTSVQRKRANPTWTPTPRIRKEYAARGEILPAVWPAGPDNPMGLYALYIGNLYAIHGTNASFGIGLRVSQGCVRLRHDDIEHLFKTVPVGTRVQFVNQPIKATEEPDGKRYLAVHQPLSRTIAEFESEEPVSLTLPKDIAKFIAKADTDSAVIKKLLDERTGVPTIINQ from the coding sequence ATGAGTATGCTTCGCACCACAGCTTTATTATTGACTCTGGTTTTTCCGAGTCTTTCCGCTTTAGCAACGGAATACCCTTTACCGTCTTCGAAGAGTCGGTTGGTTGGCGAAAACCTGTATTACACAGTGCCAGAGGGTAAACACACCCTCGAAGATATTGCCGCTAAATTCCAACTCGGTCTAAGCAACTTGCTGGAAGCAAACCCTGGCGTGGATCCTTTCCTACCAACACCAGGCAGCAAGCTATTAATTCCTCAACAGCTCATTCTGCCCAATGCGCCGCGTGAAGGCATAGTGATCAACGTTGCTGAAATGCGCCTGTATTACTATCCAAAAGGTAAGAACACCGTTGAAGTGCTGCCCATCGGTATTGGTCAGATTGGTAAAGATACCCCTGAAAACTGGGTCACCAGTGTTCAACGTAAACGCGCTAACCCAACTTGGACACCAACCCCACGTATTCGTAAAGAATATGCCGCAAGGGGCGAAATTCTGCCTGCTGTATGGCCAGCCGGTCCCGATAACCCAATGGGACTCTACGCGCTCTACATAGGTAACTTGTATGCCATCCATGGTACCAACGCCAGCTTCGGTATTGGTTTACGTGTCAGCCAAGGCTGCGTACGTTTACGCCACGATGACATTGAACACTTATTCAAAACGGTTCCAGTGGGTACCCGAGTACAATTTGTGAACCAACCGATTAAAGCGACCGAAGAGCCAGACGGTAAGCGCTACTTAGCCGTGCACCAACCACTGTCACGCACCATTGCCGAGTTTGAATCAGAAGAGCCCGTCTCTCTGACCCTACCGAAAGACATCGCCAAGTTTATTGCCAAGGCCGATACTGATTCAGCAGTGATTAAAAAGCTGCTCGATGAACGTACAGGCGTGCCAACGATTATTAATCAATAA